The sequence below is a genomic window from Lolium perenne isolate Kyuss_39 chromosome 7, Kyuss_2.0, whole genome shotgun sequence.
AACTGAGAATGTCGCACAGCTTGATTTGCATTGTAAATGCATCCCATATATGCAGCCTTAAGGTAGGAATAACAGCTCTAGTCTACACAAGTAAGATCAGCTGGCTAACCTGCAAGGGAAGAATAAAGCTGGATATCAACTTGTCAATAGAGGAGATTTCACATAGAGCTGCAATTGCATGGCATGCTTCCTTTCCCTTCTTTCCTCCACCAAATGCTTTATATGCAGTTCCATATGATGATGACTCATCTATATCCTGCTCGGGAAGTTCTGAACCATTGCTATATTCATCGTGCTCTTGGTCATCGTCCATTGTGTAAATCTGATCCATGGGTATCTTACCAGACAAAGTTTTCAATGCATCAATGCTGAGTGAAGGCCACCCACTCGGGGAGAACATATTAATTTTCAGATCTTTCACAATACCATAAAGTTTGATTGTGCGAAACTTTGAAGCCTTCTTGCCTTCCGGAGCTACATTTTCATCATTCTGAACTTTAAATGTTTTACTTTGTGGGCAGGTCTCACCAGATTTATTCCTGCTACGAAGTTTAGATAAGTTAAACAATTGAAGCATGCATAAGCAATGACTGCTGGCAAGCAAAAGGATAAGAGGGATTATGTTTACTCTTTCTCAGGAATTATACACAAAATGACTGGCAGATCCAAAAAGCAGAGGAAGATCCAGTTTCTCATTCCTCTCTTGTTGATATGAAGAACTACAAATGCTCGAAACTAAGTAAAGTCCCATCTTAATTTACTCTGAAACTGACTCCTAATGAAGAATCATGAGCAAAAACTACAATTATACTACCGCTCAGGTAAAATCAACTAACATGTTAATTACTATTTTTCAAACACTTGAGATGTTCTGATTAGACATATTTTAAAACTGTTTCATGAAAAGGCATCTTTAGGAATGGGAATGGAGACTAATTAGTTTAGGGATACTTCGCAACACGATGTGGGTGATAATAGTAGTTAACATCCATTTTATATCCTGTGTCACAGTGTGCTTATGCAACGCAAATGGTTAATGTGTGCGAATTTCAAAGATTGTCAGAATTAGTAACAGAGCTTTGTTAAGATCCTAAACATGTCACAAACTACTGAAGATATCCTAGCATAAATAATTTGCAAAATCCAAAGATAATCGATGTTGAAACTTTAAAGAAATATGGCGACAATACCTGTTTTTAATGCCAGCAAAGAAAAGCTGGCGAAGTTGTACATCACTATTCAGATTCATGTACTTCGCATCTGGACAATATTTAGATGCCCAATTCCTAAACTTATCTGCAGCCCTTTTCTGTTCAGCAACAGCTGTTTTCTCGATCACTGAAAGGTAAGCACGGTCAACAAGCATACCCTCTGTTTCCATCTTCACAAGAAGGTCACCAAAGGGGCGCCAATACTCTTCATAGAAATCGTACATTGTTCCTCTAGGACAACCGTCAAAAATCCATTCTTTTGTTTCAAGCTTACATTTCAAGCTTTCATAAAGCTTTAGTGTACTCACTGCATCCAGTGATGAATAGCAAATCCACATCTCCCTGTCTTCCCTTTGCAAATTTTCAACTGGTTCAATATATATAATTTTCCCTTCGGCTCCATCCTTCCTAATCTTTTTCTTACCAAAgattgttttcatcgatgacttCCCGATTTTAGTTAAGTCCTTCCCAACATCACTCATGACTCTAGGATCATTTGCAAGTCCTTCAAGTGAATATCCACCATCAGTTTTCCTGTTAGAATCCCAAAGGCGTGCAAGATGCATTGTATCAGCGTGAAATCCAGCAACCTTGATTCCGTAGTTCTCAATGACATGGCTATCAAAACTATAGTTATGCCAAACCTACATGATGAAGAGCAAAACAAATGATCACTTTCAGCGActcaaaaaaaaacaaagtttGCAATAATTGATAAAGCATGATCAACCAGTAATACGTAAAAAAAATCTGAATTTGCAGTTCAAATATAGCAGCGTCTAGGCCATAATGGAATCTTAGAAGCAGATTTGCATTATGAAGCAGCAAATCAATCAGGCTACCATATAACAGATTAAGACATGAGATACCACGATCAACAAGAAAGTATGCACTTGAGTTAGTCCAGTGACACAAACTAATGGTGTGGGTTTTGGAAGGAAGCCAAGTATTAAAATATATGCCTTGGTTATTGGTTCTTTTCACATGCAATCAAGGTAGTGTTTTACTGTTAGAAAGCCACATCCAAAGTATTTTGCTATTAGAAAACCAGCAATTATGTCATACTTAACTGTTGGGCATCATGTAAAATGCACAAGTATAAAAATTAATGCAGTACATCCAACTTATTTCAAAATTAATCCAAAACAGTAAATAGACAATGGCACAGGGCATTCCAAAAGAACAAAACTACAAGAAGCACAGCAAGAGGCACAAGGAAATGTTACACTCCCTGTTCCACCCAACAGATAAAGGGAAAACAATAGCAATATATTTACACCATGATAAATAAGGAGGGATAAAATTTGGACCTTCTTGATAGATGGGTCCTCAAAGAATGGAGCAAACTCCATCAAGACATCCCTTCCACCATCAAGCACATCCACCCAAATGCATGTTTTCTCGTTTCCAAAATCGGCATGTACATCAGAATTTTCTGAATAGATGCTAAAACATATTACTTCTCCATGATCAACTGGTGACTCCTTTTTGACATCAATATTTGCTACCTGCATAAGATTGTGCTAGCCCAAATTAAAACATTTTAATGAGCTTAGGATGAGTTATGCAATGAACTCTATGCTTGTCATGGATTAGCAACATTGGACCATTCGGTATAACTGTGAGAATATGAGTTCTCAGCATAGCCGCTACCCAGCGGCAATTTACGATGTGTTGCTGCAACCATGAGAGGCCAATACTTCCTATGACGTACTCCCTCCTTACCAAAATGTAGTGCATATAAgttttttgaaaagtcaaacaATGTAAAGTTTAACCATATATGTAgataaaaaatatcaacatctagaTTACCAGATCAATACTTAGATTACTCATGATgcatattttcatatggtatacATTTGGTGTTGTAGATATAGATAATTTTCTCAATAAACTCGGTCAAACTTTACATCGTTTGACTTTCTAAAGTTCTTATATGCACTACATTGtggcacggagggagtatttatttTATCATTCCTCCTAACATTTGGCGTAGTTTATCTGCTTACCATGGATGCTGATAAATTCATGACAGACGGACATACACCAAACAGAACAACTGTttcttgtactccctccgatccataataagcgTCGGGGCTTTAGTTCAAATTTCATCAAATTTAAACTAAAGCTCCGAcagttattatggatcggagggagtagcaaaTGCCATTTGAGGACCATAGCTATCATCTATCAGAACCAACTTCTTATGATAACTATGCCAAGTGGACAAAACATATGTAATCCATGGAACATCACTGTAAAGAGACATTACTTCACTAACAAACTTATTACCCAGTTGGCAGCTTTTAATGCATCTAACATTGTCTGATAGGGATAAACAGCATAATcattctagagaaaaggaaacaagccaagcagagttttGCTGAATACCTCCGTGTCGCATGCATGAACAAAGTTTCTGTACTTTGTAGTAAGCAATTGTACAACATTCTTTGCCGACTCAATATTGTCAACAACCAAAACTTTGTCATAGACACCAGCAAGAGTCTTCCGTTTGCTTGTAGACTCCTTGGTCAAGAAAGTTCTATCTGGGAAAGATGGTACCACCTTTTGAGATATGAGTTTGTGTTTATCTGCATACCCAACATTAGTCTTGCCATCAAGCCCTGAAGTTGCCTCCATATTTGAGATATTAGGCAAAGGAGCCTCCATGGGTGAACAATCATGCGCTGAAATCTCCACATTAGAGCTGCTAGGCATGCTCAATAGTTCGATGTCATCATTAACATCACTCATTGGGGTTGAAAGAGCATGGGCAAACTCATTTGTCAGATTACACTCAGCCAAGTCTGTATTGGCATGTCTATTTACAATTGAGTAAGATGGCAATCTTTCTCTTAGATTATGCATGGAAGGATAGTTTGAACTTCTGTGATTTCCAGAGGGTTCGTGATTTGGATTCCCAACCCTTAGAGGAGTGGCTCCGTTGTGGATGCTATGACTGGCATTGTTGGCGATTCTGAGATAAAACATCCTCTTGCTCTCAAGCGCCCATTCATGTTCGTTACTTTGCCCATTCATGTTGGCATACAATCCAAGCCCGCACATGCTGCGTTCTCTAACTCCCATGTCTGAACTATTAGAATAGTCTTGCCTGCCAGCCAGAATCAGTTCGAAAATTAGACTCTTAAGATGCAGAAACCAGTGTGAAATTCTTAGCTACTGAGACAACGCGAAAGAGCAATCATTATAACTAGTTCCAACTGAAATGAGGTACACGGGCCACTGGGAAAAGTTCCAGTTGACCACTATTACAAGGTAATGAGCAGGTTTTTGCAGGAAGAATCATGTGGCTACAAAATATGATAAATGGCCTCCTGACACTAACATTACTTGCCAGGGTAGCATGCACCCACAATCTGGAATAGTAAGTTAAGGCAAAAATTTGTTCGCTTCCAAAGCACAGATATATGGCTTACTGACTAGGGGTGGGCAAACGCGGTTTCTAGGTTTGGCCGGTTTTAGCTTAGTTCATTTTTTTGCACTAAAGTGGAAATGGAG
It includes:
- the LOC127326264 gene encoding DNA polymerase I A, chloroplastic isoform X2, encoding MAAAAPASGRLRPRCPCSAPPWLSSPFLRRPPLPRAFPGRRRQDYSNSSDMGVRERSMCGLGLYANMNGQSNEHEWALESKRMFYLRIANNASHSIHNGATPLRVGNPNHEPSGNHRSSNYPSMHNLRERLPSYSIVNRHANTDLAECNLTNEFAHALSTPMSDVNDDIELLSMPSSSNVEISAHDCSPMEAPLPNISNMEATSGLDGKTNVGYADKHKLISQKVVPSFPDRTFLTKESTSKRKTLAGVYDKVLVVDNIESAKNVVQLLTTKYRNFVHACDTEVANIDVKKESPVDHGEVICFSIYSENSDVHADFGNEKTCIWVDVLDGGRDVLMEFAPFFEDPSIKKVWHNYSFDSHVIENYGIKVAGFHADTMHLARLWDSNRKTDGGYSLEGLANDPRVMSDVGKDLTKIGKSSMKTIFGKKKIRKDGAEGKIIYIEPVENLQREDREMWICYSSLDAVSTLKLYESLKCKLETKEWIFDGCPRGTMYDFYEEYWRPFGDLLVKMETEGMLVDRAYLSVIEKTAVAEQKRAADKFRNWASKYCPDAKYMNLNSDVQLRQLFFAGIKNRNKSGETCPQSKTFKVQNDENVAPEGKKASKFRTIKLYGIVKDLKINMFSPSGWPSLSIDALKTLSGKIPMDQIYTMDDDQEHDEYSNGSELPEQDIDESSSYGTAYKAFGGGKKGKEACHAIAALCEISSIDKLISSFILPLQGGNISCKEGRIHCSININTETGRLSARIPNLQNQPAHEKDRYKIRQAFVAAPGNSLVVADYGQLELRILAHLTSCKSMLDAFKAGGDFHSRTAMNMYEHVRDAVHGKRVLLEWDSQPDQQKPPVPLLKDAFGAERRKAKMLNFSIAYGKTARGLAQDWQVTVKEAKDTLNLWYRDRKEVKAWQNRQKELVREKCEVYTLLGRSRRFPNMTHALHVQKGHVDRAAINAPVQGGAADVAMCAMLEIERNALLKELGWRLLLQVHDEVILEGPTESAETARAIVVECMSKPFYGTNILNVELAVDAKCGKSWYDAK
- the LOC127326264 gene encoding DNA polymerase I A, chloroplastic isoform X1; translated protein: MAAAAPASGRLRPRCPCSAPPWLSSPFLRRPPLPRAFPGRRRQDYSNSSDMGVRERSMCGLGLYANMNGQSNEHEWALESKRMFYLRIANNASHSIHNGATPLRVGNPNHEPSGNHRSSNYPSMHNLRERLPSYSIVNRHANTDLAECNLTNEFAHALSTPMSDVNDDIELLSMPSSSNVEISAHDCSPMEAPLPNISNMEATSGLDGKTNVGYADKHKLISQKVVPSFPDRTFLTKESTSKRKTLAGVYDKVLVVDNIESAKNVVQLLTTKYRNFVHACDTEVANIDVKKESPVDHGEVICFSIYSENSDVHADFGNEKTCIWVDVLDGGRDVLMEFAPFFEDPSIKKVWHNYSFDSHVIENYGIKVAGFHADTMHLARLWDSNRKTDGGYSLEGLANDPRVMSDVGKDLTKIGKSSMKTIFGKKKIRKDGAEGKIIYIEPVENLQREDREMWICYSSLDAVSTLKLYESLKCKLETKEWIFDGCPRGTMYDFYEEYWRPFGDLLVKMETEGMLVDRAYLSVIEKTAVAEQKRAADKFRNWASKYCPDAKYMNLNSDVQLRQLFFAGIKNSRNKSGETCPQSKTFKVQNDENVAPEGKKASKFRTIKLYGIVKDLKINMFSPSGWPSLSIDALKTLSGKIPMDQIYTMDDDQEHDEYSNGSELPEQDIDESSSYGTAYKAFGGGKKGKEACHAIAALCEISSIDKLISSFILPLQGGNISCKEGRIHCSININTETGRLSARIPNLQNQPAHEKDRYKIRQAFVAAPGNSLVVADYGQLELRILAHLTSCKSMLDAFKAGGDFHSRTAMNMYEHVRDAVHGKRVLLEWDSQPDQQKPPVPLLKDAFGAERRKAKMLNFSIAYGKTARGLAQDWQVTVKEAKDTLNLWYRDRKEVKAWQNRQKELVREKCEVYTLLGRSRRFPNMTHALHVQKGHVDRAAINAPVQGGAADVAMCAMLEIERNALLKELGWRLLLQVHDEVILEGPTESAETARAIVVECMSKPFYGTNILNVELAVDAKCGKSWYDAK